One Zestosphaera sp. genomic region harbors:
- a CDS encoding 4Fe-4S dicluster domain-containing protein translates to MVKFLRMLAISAREGTATRKYPFESSLVTPEFRGRVDIDPAKCVGCGACVRICPPSALTLNYESDEVVLKYFIGRCIFCGMCAYVCPQDAITITKEFELATPELNDLYDEVVHTAVKCNVCGKPFTTVKLVKEVEKRIDGGDMSPLFNTCPECRRKLTARRVGSGVTGVSVE, encoded by the coding sequence GTGGTTAAGTTCTTGAGGATGCTCGCTATATCGGCTCGTGAAGGAACTGCCACAAGGAAATATCCGTTTGAGTCGTCATTAGTGACTCCAGAATTCAGAGGTAGAGTAGATATAGATCCAGCCAAATGCGTGGGTTGCGGAGCCTGTGTGAGGATATGCCCCCCAAGCGCCCTCACATTAAATTACGAGAGCGATGAGGTAGTTCTTAAGTACTTCATAGGCCGGTGTATCTTCTGCGGCATGTGTGCCTACGTGTGTCCCCAGGACGCAATAACGATTACCAAGGAATTTGAATTAGCGACTCCTGAGTTAAACGATCTCTATGACGAGGTGGTTCACACCGCAGTTAAATGCAACGTCTGCGGGAAGCCGTTCACAACCGTTAAGTTAGTCAAGGAGGTTGAGAAAAGAATTGACGGCGGCGACATGAGCCCGCTATTTAACACATGCCCTGAGTGTAGGAGAAAACTCACTGCTCGTAGGGTAGGGAGTGGTGTAACGGGTGTCAGCGTTGAGTAG
- a CDS encoding proton-conducting transporter membrane subunit, which produces MNDLAVGLTTMLPTVVAFITPLLTLKFRSRALYATLTVMTTSSVWLLTLLCLMSTVRGEVLTYAFGGWPPPLGIVYVVDFLNGTLGFLAATLFLLASIYMFWYFNVLESGHEWLSTLTLILLTGVMGCLYTGDLFNFFVMLEVLSISSYALVTFFRRRRWAVEAAMAYSFIGALATMLFFFGVIFIYASFGTVNIADLIIKAHGLSGLDTNSLETWSGTCAGSWCYGNVFISSALAVAFMLWALNFEAGIFPNNYWMPSAYTESPTPASALFAGIVDKVGTYGVLRLFLTVFTGYGSTLMFSVGGFVFRDLILVALSTLGLITGYLGALLMFPQMNVKRLLTYSTISHIGIIFTAFGAFLSHVSPTTSAEALAGVILHMITHALGEFLLFIGLGTLSIMTGSTNLSRMYGIGARHPALTASIIVGFLSLLGVMPLAGFFSKYIMFTALMEAGLTVHAISIVLISGISALGYFKVIYALIIGKRRENAVKEARLYVPTAVTAVLAVALVVLGIFLAQGVLITTFMNQIASLTSVESVIKYVNEVSKLSWFLRGA; this is translated from the coding sequence ATGAACGATCTGGCAGTCGGTCTAACCACTATGCTACCGACGGTAGTTGCTTTCATTACGCCTCTCTTAACGCTTAAGTTCAGGTCACGCGCTCTCTACGCCACCTTAACCGTTATGACCACATCATCCGTGTGGCTCTTAACGCTCCTCTGCCTAATGAGCACAGTGAGAGGTGAGGTGCTTACATACGCGTTCGGTGGATGGCCACCCCCATTGGGGATTGTTTACGTAGTGGATTTCCTCAACGGAACGCTGGGCTTTCTAGCAGCAACTTTATTCCTGCTTGCCTCCATCTACATGTTCTGGTATTTCAATGTATTAGAATCTGGGCATGAGTGGCTCTCAACACTGACCCTCATACTACTGACTGGCGTGATGGGATGTCTATACACTGGTGACCTTTTCAATTTCTTCGTGATGCTTGAGGTTCTCAGCATATCCTCCTATGCTCTAGTGACTTTCTTCAGGAGGAGGAGATGGGCTGTCGAGGCGGCAATGGCTTACAGCTTCATAGGGGCCTTAGCGACCATGCTGTTCTTCTTCGGTGTGATATTTATATACGCATCATTCGGCACCGTCAACATAGCTGACCTAATTATCAAGGCGCATGGACTGTCGGGCTTAGACACGAACTCCTTAGAGACTTGGTCCGGCACGTGCGCTGGGAGCTGGTGCTATGGGAACGTGTTCATAAGTTCAGCACTGGCCGTTGCTTTCATGCTCTGGGCCCTGAACTTCGAGGCAGGCATATTCCCGAACAATTATTGGATGCCCAGCGCCTACACTGAGTCGCCGACCCCCGCTTCAGCCCTCTTCGCGGGCATAGTGGACAAGGTAGGCACCTACGGCGTCTTAAGACTCTTCCTAACAGTGTTTACAGGGTATGGCTCCACACTGATGTTCTCTGTAGGAGGCTTCGTGTTCAGGGACCTCATACTAGTGGCTCTCAGTACTCTGGGCTTAATAACTGGGTACCTGGGCGCTCTGCTAATGTTTCCTCAGATGAACGTTAAGAGATTACTAACATACTCAACGATAAGCCACATAGGAATAATATTCACCGCATTCGGTGCCTTCCTCTCACACGTAAGTCCCACCACGTCGGCGGAGGCGCTTGCTGGGGTGATACTCCACATGATCACGCACGCGCTTGGAGAGTTTCTACTCTTCATAGGTCTTGGCACTCTATCCATAATGACTGGATCAACCAACCTTAGTAGAATGTACGGTATAGGGGCCCGGCACCCCGCGCTCACAGCCTCCATAATCGTAGGATTCTTAAGCTTGCTTGGGGTGATGCCCCTCGCAGGGTTCTTCAGTAAGTACATAATGTTCACAGCCTTAATGGAGGCGGGTCTTACCGTGCATGCCATCTCAATAGTGCTTATTTCAGGCATTTCAGCCCTCGGCTACTTCAAAGTCATCTACGCCTTGATAATAGGTAAGAGGAGGGAGAACGCTGTTAAGGAGGCACGACTCTACGTCCCGACCGCAGTGACTGCGGTCCTAGCGGTAGCGTTAGTAGTTTTAGGCATCTTCCTTGCTCAGGGGGTACTGATCACTACATTCATGAATCAAATAGCAAGCCTAACAAGTGTTGAGAGCGTAATTAAGTACGTCAACGAAGTAAGCAAGTTAAGCTGGTTTTTGAGGGGCGCTTAA
- a CDS encoding NADH-quinone oxidoreductase subunit C, producing the protein MFSDLERLRPMDSIARGPRSLAILNKLADVCGDSILDVTRDGITIRITLKAGCLRKALETIYSEHDLYFRTLTASDERREEGVYKLYYVLGIDSEGTNLVIEVPVPEAVEIYTASDLFRASDWYELEAHDLFGIRFNGRTLRRLVLPEDWPEDLHPLRKDVSVEELRELYQPQMISRVVTELGVEEVVRIPIGPYHPALHEPEYFELYVRGEKVVDARYIGFMVHRGIEKLAESMKYDQVPFLAERICGICGFVHSTSYVQAVEDALNIEVPERAEFIRSIVLEVERLHSHLLWLGVALHLLGYDTGFMHAWRIREKIMVLAELLTGSRKTYGIALVGGVKKDIAQDTVSKVKETLDRLKREYREFVDVATSVPQVRARLTGTGILPRGEARAYSLVGPTVRGSGLARDVRKDYTYAAYHYVSFNVPVYTEGDNLARTLVRVDEVFESISILEQLIDMLPSGPIMVESWETQPMKLGIGSVEAPRGEVIHVVVTGHYSPYRWRVRAPTYQNLQAVPIMLKGVDLADAPLTIASIDPCFSCTDRATIINLRSGSVKTVPIEIISRRGSGRG; encoded by the coding sequence ATGTTCAGTGATCTTGAGCGCCTCAGACCTATGGACAGTATAGCCCGCGGGCCTCGAAGTCTTGCAATACTGAATAAGTTAGCGGACGTTTGCGGAGACTCAATACTGGATGTGACCCGAGACGGCATCACGATTAGGATTACCCTCAAGGCCGGATGCCTTCGTAAGGCCCTTGAGACTATTTACAGTGAGCATGACCTGTATTTCAGAACTCTGACTGCATCTGATGAGAGACGTGAGGAGGGTGTTTACAAGCTCTACTACGTTCTAGGTATAGATAGTGAGGGAACGAATTTAGTTATTGAGGTACCTGTCCCAGAGGCCGTGGAGATTTACACGGCCAGCGACCTCTTCAGAGCCTCCGACTGGTATGAATTGGAAGCCCACGATCTTTTTGGGATTAGGTTCAACGGCAGGACTCTGAGGAGGCTGGTCTTGCCTGAGGACTGGCCTGAAGATCTCCATCCACTGAGGAAGGACGTTAGTGTTGAGGAGCTTAGAGAGCTCTATCAACCGCAGATGATCTCTAGGGTGGTTACTGAACTAGGTGTGGAGGAGGTGGTTAGGATCCCTATAGGACCCTACCACCCAGCCCTCCACGAGCCTGAGTATTTTGAGTTGTACGTTAGGGGAGAGAAGGTGGTTGACGCTAGATATATTGGCTTCATGGTTCATAGGGGTATTGAGAAGTTGGCCGAGAGCATGAAGTATGATCAGGTACCTTTTCTAGCTGAACGCATCTGCGGCATATGCGGCTTTGTACACTCGACGAGCTACGTGCAGGCGGTGGAAGACGCTCTAAACATAGAGGTTCCTGAAAGGGCGGAATTCATAAGGTCCATAGTGCTTGAGGTTGAGCGGCTTCACAGTCATCTTCTGTGGCTTGGGGTGGCCCTCCACCTCCTCGGATACGACACGGGCTTCATGCATGCATGGAGGATTAGAGAGAAGATTATGGTGCTTGCCGAACTGCTCACAGGCAGTAGGAAGACGTATGGCATAGCTCTCGTAGGCGGGGTTAAAAAAGACATCGCTCAAGATACTGTATCTAAAGTTAAGGAGACTTTAGACCGGTTAAAGAGGGAGTATAGGGAGTTCGTAGACGTCGCGACCAGCGTGCCGCAAGTTAGAGCTAGGCTAACTGGGACCGGGATACTGCCCAGGGGTGAGGCGAGGGCCTACTCACTAGTGGGTCCCACAGTCCGCGGCTCGGGTCTGGCTAGAGATGTGAGGAAAGATTACACGTACGCGGCGTATCACTACGTAAGCTTCAATGTTCCCGTCTACACAGAGGGCGATAACCTAGCTAGGACGCTGGTTAGGGTTGACGAGGTGTTCGAGAGCATAAGTATTTTAGAACAGCTGATAGATATGCTACCTAGCGGACCTATAATGGTTGAGAGTTGGGAAACACAACCAATGAAACTCGGTATAGGCTCTGTAGAGGCTCCGAGAGGTGAGGTCATTCACGTCGTCGTGACCGGGCATTACAGTCCCTACAGGTGGAGGGTCAGAGCTCCTACCTATCAGAACCTCCAGGCAGTGCCGATCATGCTAAAGGGCGTTGACTTAGCTGACGCACCACTGACCATAGCGAGCATAGACCCGTGCTTCTCATGCACTGATAGAGCTACAATAATCAACCTGAGATCGGGAAGCGTTAAGACCGTGCCCATCGAGATTATTTCCAGGAGGGGTTCAGGTCGTGGTTAA
- a CDS encoding NADH:ubiquinone oxidoreductase: MSALSSDGLDGLTNGPLEEAFKRLKRSVWVFHLNTGSCNGCDIEVLDVLTPYFDVERFGIKLVGSPRHADLILLTGPVTIKTLSKVIKAIKAMPRPRLILALGSCAVGGGIWFNTYSTLGGYPKLEEVLKKVGVEVDKVVYVPGCPVRPEAIIYGAAVLLGLLQPKVTHRRMVAVEG; the protein is encoded by the coding sequence GTGTCAGCGTTGAGTAGCGATGGTTTAGATGGTCTAACCAACGGCCCGCTGGAGGAAGCATTTAAGAGGCTTAAGAGAAGCGTGTGGGTTTTCCACTTGAATACAGGCAGTTGTAATGGCTGTGATATAGAGGTTCTTGACGTACTTACCCCGTACTTCGATGTGGAGAGATTCGGCATTAAGTTGGTGGGGTCTCCCAGACATGCCGACCTGATACTACTCACAGGCCCTGTAACTATCAAGACCCTCAGCAAAGTGATTAAAGCAATTAAGGCGATGCCTAGACCGAGACTAATCCTAGCGTTAGGTTCTTGCGCAGTCGGTGGCGGGATATGGTTTAACACGTACTCAACGCTCGGCGGATATCCAAAACTGGAGGAAGTGCTTAAAAAGGTCGGGGTAGAGGTTGATAAAGTCGTCTACGTTCCGGGATGCCCGGTGAGACCTGAAGCCATAATTTATGGCGCTGCTGTCCTGCTGGGACTCCTTCAACCCAAAGTAACGCACAGGAGGATGGTGGCTGTTGAAGGTTAG
- a CDS encoding complex I subunit 5 family protein, which translates to MELIEDWMILYVMAFTSFSLCILGNVLRSKASLISLILRESSATLLTLYSLFIASSPLGLIRGTLALLTALIAVFVIPYTNGYERHKYPGRNLSIIVDMFVLSIYMVFVSETLLTFIMFWLFAEIVGFFTIVFEVERRTLIAGLRYLIVSMVPADVALLSILGVSAIKYGFAQALQMPINDIATPLQGLNPALHLIIALGFLAKAAVAPLHFWLPDAHSLAPAPGSAILSGAMVKMGVYGLLLIIPAVDSPYVHYTLLTLASLTVVYGGLQALIQADIKRILAYSTIENTGLITLAAVSYKCFNVNLLLTAAVVYSLAHGLFKASLFMNSGTVEIITHTRDISKLGYLARVSSRPALTTLLSVLSLIGAPPMLGFLGKILLLAGLVSIYQVSMTAAVVLVVVAALGAALAVAYGLRYITVYWGSALPKELVKSRPNPGTELPELSLSLLNLLTTLPLYAVLVLSGFLVLDLLYIVPMSLATIMMLSLIYYIYSYIRRSAREESWLGGALP; encoded by the coding sequence TTGGAGTTGATTGAGGACTGGATGATTTTGTATGTGATGGCGTTTACATCGTTTTCCTTATGCATACTGGGCAATGTGCTCAGAAGTAAAGCATCTCTGATCTCCCTCATTTTAAGGGAGTCCTCAGCCACATTACTGACGCTCTACTCCCTGTTTATAGCGAGTAGCCCTCTTGGTCTGATTCGAGGCACGCTTGCCCTCCTCACCGCATTGATAGCTGTCTTTGTAATACCGTACACAAACGGTTACGAACGGCACAAGTATCCTGGAAGGAATCTCTCCATCATAGTAGACATGTTTGTTTTAAGTATCTACATGGTCTTCGTCTCCGAGACTTTGCTGACGTTCATAATGTTCTGGCTCTTCGCCGAGATCGTGGGCTTTTTCACTATAGTCTTCGAGGTTGAGAGGAGGACTTTGATAGCGGGTCTTAGATACTTAATAGTGTCTATGGTTCCAGCAGACGTGGCTTTGTTGAGCATACTTGGAGTATCGGCGATCAAGTACGGGTTCGCTCAAGCACTTCAAATGCCGATTAACGACATAGCTACTCCTTTGCAGGGTTTAAATCCGGCGTTACACTTGATAATAGCTCTCGGATTTCTTGCGAAAGCTGCTGTAGCACCTCTACACTTCTGGTTGCCTGACGCGCACTCACTGGCACCTGCACCTGGTTCAGCTATCTTGTCTGGAGCCATGGTCAAGATGGGTGTCTACGGCCTGTTGCTGATAATTCCAGCAGTGGATTCTCCTTACGTGCATTACACCCTACTGACTCTCGCGTCTCTGACCGTTGTTTATGGAGGGCTTCAAGCCCTAATTCAAGCAGATATAAAGAGGATTCTGGCCTACAGCACTATCGAAAATACTGGATTAATAACCTTGGCGGCAGTGTCCTACAAGTGCTTCAACGTGAATCTACTCCTCACCGCGGCAGTCGTGTATTCACTAGCCCACGGCTTATTCAAAGCGTCCTTGTTCATGAACTCAGGCACTGTTGAGATAATAACCCATACAAGAGACATAAGTAAGCTGGGCTATCTGGCCAGGGTGTCAAGCAGACCAGCCCTTACAACGTTGCTCTCCGTCCTCTCCCTCATTGGCGCCCCACCTATGCTGGGTTTTCTGGGCAAGATATTACTTCTCGCTGGATTGGTCTCAATATATCAGGTGTCAATGACCGCAGCCGTGGTGCTGGTGGTTGTGGCTGCTTTAGGGGCTGCACTAGCGGTTGCCTACGGCTTAAGATACATAACGGTTTACTGGGGATCCGCATTACCTAAAGAGCTGGTGAAATCAAGACCTAACCCAGGCACCGAACTACCTGAATTAAGTCTCTCTCTTCTTAATCTCTTGACGACGCTCCCACTCTATGCAGTTCTAGTCTTATCAGGCTTTCTAGTATTGGATCTCCTGTACATAGTGCCTATGAGCCTGGCCACAATAATGATGCTATCACTTATATACTACATCTACTCCTATATTAGGAGGAGTGCCAGGGAGGAATCCTGGTTAGGGGGCGCCCTGCCTTGA
- a CDS encoding NADH-quinone oxidoreductase subunit H has product METSAASVTSLLTTGVLLFLPPLLDSVERKVRAKIQSRIGPPTLLQTWYDLIKLCVKELKIPASGEPSILLTSLSLIASITALYLVMYSAILLPSSLSPITLASLLILITASHSLTLMASATTSNPFAVIGSYRGVFLALLNEFGIISGSILAIYTGFGLATNYTLSNLVVYLLSLSILLVASYVGGGRLPFDIHEAEPELASGVLIEFSGKLLALYIYVHLLTRYVLSLLVSVALITPFTSSSSILILLSATVVTSLLLYVLYGVTAALLGRTRVDIGIKSLLTYYAVVLIALVIFTWIRI; this is encoded by the coding sequence ATGGAGACCTCAGCAGCTTCCGTAACCTCGCTACTGACGACAGGCGTACTGCTCTTCCTTCCACCTCTCCTTGACAGTGTGGAGAGGAAGGTGAGAGCTAAGATTCAGAGCAGAATTGGTCCGCCCACGCTCCTTCAGACGTGGTACGACCTGATAAAACTATGCGTCAAGGAGTTGAAGATCCCGGCAAGCGGCGAGCCCTCAATCCTGCTGACTTCGCTCTCTCTCATAGCATCCATTACAGCGTTATATCTTGTGATGTACTCAGCCATCTTGCTGCCTTCGTCATTGAGTCCAATCACTCTCGCATCTCTTCTAATCTTGATAACAGCATCGCATAGCTTAACGCTCATGGCATCAGCAACTACGTCGAATCCGTTCGCGGTAATAGGTAGTTACAGGGGCGTGTTTCTGGCACTGCTCAACGAATTCGGCATTATTTCAGGCAGCATTTTAGCTATCTACACAGGATTTGGACTTGCCACCAACTACACGCTATCCAATCTTGTTGTATATCTTTTGAGTCTCTCCATCCTTCTGGTGGCATCATACGTCGGCGGGGGCAGGTTACCCTTTGACATACATGAAGCGGAACCGGAGCTGGCATCCGGGGTTCTCATAGAGTTCAGTGGTAAGTTGCTTGCACTGTATATATACGTGCATCTACTAACAAGGTATGTTCTATCGTTGCTCGTATCGGTAGCACTTATAACTCCTTTCACGTCATCGAGTAGCATACTCATACTTCTTTCCGCGACGGTTGTGACCTCACTGTTGCTCTACGTGCTGTACGGCGTGACTGCAGCGCTCCTTGGAAGAACCCGTGTTGACATAGGTATTAAGTCACTGCTTACGTACTACGCAGTTGTTTTAATTGCTTTGGTGATTTTTACTTGGATACGTATTTAA
- a CDS encoding 4Fe-4S dicluster domain-containing protein: MNQEVVSKYGGMVRVINYDVCIGCFTCEEVCKFVHEGTGYIILYDIGGGLNKPISCFHCVKAPCVIACPTKAMHRDKDGAVLVDISKCIGCSACVAACPFGIPEIVPPGFATKCDLCLPLRKEGLTPGCVAMCPTKAILWGGTTKVAEELRVRALKKLVYKPL, from the coding sequence TTGAATCAAGAGGTAGTAAGCAAATATGGCGGTATGGTGAGAGTGATAAATTACGACGTATGTATAGGTTGCTTCACATGTGAGGAAGTGTGTAAGTTCGTGCACGAGGGCACAGGCTACATCATACTTTATGACATAGGGGGAGGACTCAACAAGCCGATATCATGCTTTCACTGTGTGAAAGCACCTTGCGTCATTGCATGCCCGACTAAGGCTATGCATAGAGATAAGGACGGTGCTGTCCTAGTTGACATATCTAAGTGTATAGGATGCTCAGCCTGCGTTGCTGCTTGCCCCTTCGGCATCCCCGAGATAGTGCCGCCGGGATTCGCAACTAAATGCGATCTATGCCTTCCTCTGAGAAAGGAGGGACTGACCCCCGGGTGCGTGGCGATGTGTCCTACTAAAGCAATACTCTGGGGCGGCACTACTAAAGTTGCAGAGGAGTTGAGGGTAAGAGCCCTCAAGAAGCTCGTATATAAACCACTTTGA
- a CDS encoding inositol monophosphatase family protein translates to MLEILKAAARRVGDYLTEIRRSSITVGVNASGDTSKEFDVVSERLIFEELRKGVEDCFIFVSEESGVQRFCEEPKWVIVVDPVDGSINYEASIPWVSVSIAAAPLAEDVSVGDIEYAVVYDIYRKINYSFGFDEGVLVSGAPASRRPKPPEVVLGYFEVPRAYRIIPEYWVKRGSRASLRSLGSAALDIIHVGLGNAEAFIDTRAKLRNVDVAAALRIALALGAKARVCEGSDALSIHLNSVRKVECILVGFNEHYLERLSEAYVESERVEGKS, encoded by the coding sequence TTGCTGGAGATATTAAAAGCTGCTGCCAGAAGGGTTGGGGACTACCTGACTGAGATCCGCCGATCATCAATCACTGTTGGCGTGAATGCTTCCGGTGATACTTCGAAGGAATTCGATGTAGTGTCTGAGAGATTAATATTTGAGGAACTGAGGAAGGGCGTTGAGGACTGTTTCATATTTGTCAGTGAAGAATCCGGCGTTCAAAGGTTCTGCGAGGAACCTAAATGGGTCATTGTAGTGGATCCTGTGGATGGTTCCATCAACTATGAGGCATCCATACCATGGGTCTCGGTTTCGATTGCTGCAGCTCCGTTAGCGGAGGACGTGAGTGTAGGCGACATAGAATATGCCGTGGTGTACGATATCTACCGCAAGATCAACTACAGCTTCGGGTTTGACGAGGGAGTGCTGGTGAGCGGAGCCCCCGCGTCCCGAAGACCTAAACCGCCGGAGGTGGTTCTAGGATACTTCGAAGTCCCTAGAGCCTACAGGATAATCCCTGAATACTGGGTTAAGAGAGGTTCGCGCGCTAGTCTAAGGTCGTTGGGCAGCGCTGCATTAGATATAATTCATGTTGGCTTAGGCAACGCGGAAGCATTCATCGACACCAGGGCTAAGTTAAGAAACGTGGACGTAGCTGCCGCACTGAGGATAGCCTTAGCCCTTGGTGCTAAGGCCAGAGTCTGTGAAGGTTCCGACGCTCTCTCAATACACTTAAATAGCGTTAGGAAGGTGGAGTGCATACTGGTGGGGTTTAACGAGCATTACTTAGAGAGACTAAGTGAAGCATACGTCGAGAGCGAGAGGGTTGAGGGGAAGTCTTAG
- a CDS encoding FAD-dependent oxidoreductase, whose translation MKFAFMCKGGRGGGRGRVAVVGGGPAGLTAAGYLVCQGYEVDLFDKLPLAGGMMMFAIPPTRIPRENITEGVDDLEGNFGVKFNYKTKVFCGDNVRHDEGDEFVERTVELSKLMADYDAVLITTGIWSSRKLGVPGDDAKNVYTALEYLFSLWVYELGLTSHKPSIGSKVVVVGGGYSAIDAAETALRKGAKEVYLTYRRTIKEAPAGEYEVSRVASEGVNWVELAQPTRVIVDNGKVVGVEFIKMKLGEPDETGRPRPIPIPGSEHIIEADTVLAAVGEIPTPPLNTECDGIKVDPRKRTVVVNSKMQTGVEKVFAAGDVVTGPSMVGKAVGSGLRVAAQIDAFLRSRKVV comes from the coding sequence ATGAAGTTCGCCTTCATGTGTAAGGGCGGCAGGGGAGGAGGCAGAGGGAGGGTAGCGGTTGTAGGGGGCGGTCCCGCCGGCTTAACCGCCGCAGGCTACTTAGTATGTCAAGGGTATGAAGTCGATCTATTCGATAAGTTGCCTTTAGCAGGAGGTATGATGATGTTCGCAATACCGCCTACTAGAATTCCCAGGGAGAATATAACGGAGGGCGTGGACGACCTTGAAGGCAACTTCGGAGTTAAGTTCAACTACAAGACCAAAGTCTTCTGCGGCGATAACGTGAGGCATGACGAGGGGGATGAGTTCGTTGAGAGAACTGTGGAATTGAGTAAGCTGATGGCGGACTATGATGCAGTGTTAATAACCACTGGTATCTGGTCCTCCAGGAAGCTAGGGGTGCCAGGTGACGACGCTAAGAACGTCTACACTGCGCTCGAGTACCTGTTCAGCTTATGGGTCTACGAGCTCGGCCTTACCAGTCATAAACCCTCAATAGGGAGTAAGGTGGTTGTGGTGGGCGGAGGCTACAGCGCCATCGACGCTGCGGAGACGGCCCTCAGAAAGGGGGCTAAAGAGGTCTACCTGACCTACAGGAGGACGATCAAAGAAGCTCCAGCGGGGGAATATGAAGTGAGTAGAGTGGCTTCTGAAGGCGTTAACTGGGTTGAGCTAGCCCAGCCTACGAGGGTGATCGTGGACAACGGCAAAGTCGTTGGTGTGGAGTTCATTAAGATGAAGTTAGGAGAGCCGGATGAGACGGGCAGACCTAGGCCGATCCCAATACCTGGGTCGGAACACATCATTGAAGCTGACACGGTTTTAGCAGCCGTAGGTGAAATCCCCACACCCCCGCTAAACACCGAATGTGACGGTATCAAAGTAGACCCTAGAAAGAGGACGGTCGTAGTGAACAGCAAGATGCAAACAGGAGTGGAGAAGGTCTTTGCCGCAGGTGATGTGGTAACAGGTCCCTCCATGGTCGGTAAGGCTGTGGGCAGCGGACTGAGGGTCGCAGCACAAATAGATGCTTTCTTAAGATCCAGGAAGGTGGTGTGA